In Clostridium sp. DL-VIII, the following proteins share a genomic window:
- a CDS encoding DUF5104 domain-containing protein, whose product MKLERFLLNKLKRKISVLCKFILIITIALGLTSCSLLMQPPFMYSPPDEKQQIEQQEKLVLDTINSRDISAIKGLFSKNAISQIDDIDGKLKEFLDFYSGEYVSSKDGSSIDDIYENGNHKKTFDLLITITTDKDLYLISCTDVVSNPKNLDDVGISQLEIIHKASANLSSAWHSVSKDVPEIKCFYENDEKGQQTK is encoded by the coding sequence GTGAAATTAGAAAGATTTTTATTAAATAAGCTAAAAAGAAAAATATCTGTTTTATGTAAATTTATATTGATTATAACAATTGCTTTAGGATTAACTTCATGCTCTTTGCTAATGCAGCCACCATTTATGTATAGTCCACCTGATGAAAAGCAGCAAATTGAACAACAAGAAAAATTAGTGCTTGATACAATAAATTCAAGAGATATTTCTGCTATTAAAGGATTATTTTCAAAAAATGCTATTTCTCAAATAGATGATATTGATGGAAAGCTTAAAGAATTTCTTGATTTCTATTCGGGAGAATATGTTTCAAGTAAAGATGGTAGTTCAATAGATGACATATATGAAAATGGAAATCACAAAAAGACTTTTGATTTACTCATTACTATTACTACTGATAAAGATTTGTATTTAATATCCTGTACTGATGTGGTTAGTAATCCAAAGAATTTAGATGATGTAGGAATTAGTCAGCTTGAAATTATACATAAAGCGAGTGCAAATTTATCATCTGCTTGGCACAGTGTAAGTAAGGATGTTCCAGAAATAAAATGTTTTTATGAAAATGATGAAAAGGGACAGCAGACCAAATGA
- a CDS encoding DUF5104 domain-containing protein, translated as MLDTINTRDISKIKGLFSKNALGKIDNIDGKLKEFLDFYSGEYVSSKYSCSIGDKFENGDHEKSFYFSIAIMNDKDTYVIACTDVVSSEKNPNDIGICRLAIIRKEDANSASAWHSGSDDIFEIKCFYK; from the coding sequence GTGCTTGATACTATAAACACCAGAGATATTTCAAAGATCAAAGGATTATTTTCAAAAAATGCTCTTGGAAAAATAGATAACATTGATGGAAAGCTTAAAGAATTTCTTGATTTTTATTCTGGAGAATATGTTTCAAGCAAATACAGTTGCTCAATAGGAGATAAATTTGAAAATGGTGATCACGAAAAGTCTTTCTATTTTAGTATAGCTATTATGAATGATAAAGATACATATGTAATAGCTTGTACTGATGTGGTTAGTAGTGAAAAGAATCCTAATGATATAGGAATTTGTCGGCTTGCGATTATTCGTAAAGAGGATGCAAATTCAGCATCTGCTTGGCATAGTGGCAGTGATGATATATTCGAAATAAAATGCTTCTATAAATAA
- a CDS encoding polymorphic toxin type 44 domain-containing protein — MQIKKADDNTKKSQVLLALTNVYNVAISEDANEASKHTGDPIWFNNKRKAEHHGILSYKKNWVNAMPNTLYLGRSGTFVVYGQIMCADDLGNLHYGYVGNAENFTVEFLSLAAGAANIRDNSKVSLPEALEEAQNQNAGPPGYCDKKGDNDWIREGYAWANSVW; from the coding sequence ATGCAAATAAAGAAGGCAGATGATAATACCAAGAAGAGTCAAGTATTACTTGCGTTAACTAATGTATACAACGTTGCTATATCAGAGGATGCCAACGAAGCCAGCAAACATACTGGTGATCCGATTTGGTTCAATAATAAGAGAAAGGCGGAGCACCATGGGATATTAAGTTACAAAAAAAATTGGGTGAATGCTATGCCTAATACACTCTATCTTGGTCGATCGGGAACATTTGTTGTGTATGGACAAATAATGTGTGCTGATGATCTGGGAAATTTACACTATGGCTATGTCGGGAATGCAGAGAATTTCACTGTTGAATTTTTGAGTCTAGCAGCCGGAGCAGCTAATATACGTGATAATAGCAAAGTTTCCTTACCAGAAGCATTAGAAGAAGCTCAGAATCAGAATGCAGGACCACCGGGTTATTGTGATAAGAAAGGCGATAACGATTGGATAAGAGAAGGATATGCGTGGGCAAATTCTGTCTGGTAA
- a CDS encoding N-acetylmuramoyl-L-alanine amidase family protein: MDDNEARWVEEDDGSYYYYYSDGTMATGWMQCGDYWYYFDESGKMATGWRNIDGDTYYFYSTGEMATGWIDSGNGWYYLYDNGSMAWGRTVNGYLLDKNGKMVTGTGWVYEDGDNWSYLYDNGTMAWGRTVDGYYLNDNGDWVKDKGWKTEKDNNGNVTYYYVDSEIAVTGWKEIDSKWYYFDEDGKMKTGWIEDNGNWYYLNSSGAMETGQNDIDGNTYYFYSTGEMATGWVQYGDNWHYFYKDDNGSMAHDTMIGQYYVNANGDWEPSEDNNTPENIDSSNSHETSDGDLADEVSNTEGDNSWKQECLERGWGPLTKEAYDEKVAEAKSQGTYFQIVHANEFDWRNVVWGSVTGVDTVTSEGTIIVSSVSKYMAKYVYNNSVLTNSSSRKEAYKKMFDIANRADDIRMVSRTIDSGGWKSLSTKIGVGGTVIAGGINIFNDLNNTNYDNEGKKKAVVVDISTTLVSTGTAIAIAAFIPGVGWAFAVGIAANIAISAAGEFWKESWIE, encoded by the coding sequence ATGGATGATAATGAAGCAAGATGGGTAGAAGAAGATGATGGCAGCTATTATTATTACTATTCTGATGGAACAATGGCAACAGGTTGGATGCAATGTGGTGATTACTGGTATTACTTTGATGAGAGTGGAAAGATGGCCACAGGCTGGAGAAATATAGATGGTGACACGTACTATTTTTATTCTACTGGTGAAATGGCAACAGGTTGGATAGATTCTGGTAACGGTTGGTACTATTTGTATGATAATGGATCCATGGCATGGGGAAGAACAGTTAATGGATATCTTTTAGATAAGAATGGCAAAATGGTTACAGGGACTGGTTGGGTATATGAAGATGGTGATAATTGGTCCTATTTATATGACAATGGAACTATGGCATGGGGGAGAACAGTTGATGGATATTATTTAAATGATAATGGTGATTGGGTAAAAGATAAAGGCTGGAAAACAGAAAAAGACAATAATGGTAATGTAACTTACTATTATGTCGATTCTGAAATAGCAGTTACAGGCTGGAAAGAGATAGATAGTAAATGGTATTATTTTGATGAAGATGGAAAAATGAAAACAGGGTGGATAGAAGACAACGGTAATTGGTATTATTTAAATTCAAGTGGTGCAATGGAAACTGGCCAGAATGATATAGATGGTAACACGTACTATTTCTATTCTACTGGAGAAATGGCAACCGGTTGGGTACAATATGGTGATAACTGGCATTATTTTTATAAGGATGACAATGGATCTATGGCACATGATACCATGATCGGTCAATATTATGTAAATGCTAATGGTGACTGGGAACCTAGTGAGGACAATAATACACCTGAAAATATTGATAGCAGTAATTCTCATGAGACAAGTGATGGTGATTTAGCTGATGAGGTGAGTAATACGGAAGGAGATAACTCATGGAAGCAAGAGTGTTTAGAACGTGGATGGGGGCCATTAACAAAGGAGGCCTATGATGAAAAAGTTGCAGAGGCAAAGTCACAGGGAACTTATTTTCAAATTGTACATGCAAATGAATTTGATTGGAGAAATGTAGTTTGGGGAAGCGTAACAGGAGTAGATACTGTAACTTCGGAGGGAACAATAATTGTATCTTCAGTATCAAAATATATGGCCAAATATGTTTATAATAATAGTGTTTTAACAAATAGCTCAAGTAGAAAAGAAGCATATAAGAAGATGTTCGATATTGCGAATAGAGCTGATGATATAAGAATGGTTTCTAGAACAATTGATTCTGGAGGGTGGAAGTCGTTAAGTACAAAAATAGGTGTTGGAGGTACAGTTATCGCTGGAGGAATAAACATTTTCAATGATTTAAATAATACAAATTATGATAATGAAGGCAAAAAGAAAGCGGTAGTAGTTGATATATCAACTACTTTGGTTTCAACTGGGACTGCTATAGCTATAGCTGCATTCATTCCTGGTGTAGGATGGGCCTTCGCAGTAGGAATTGCTGCGAATATAGCTATTTCGGCAGCAGGTGAATTTTGGAAGGAGAGTTGGATAGAGTGA
- a CDS encoding cell wall binding repeat-containing protein, translating into MSEWVKDNGSYYYYDSDGTMATGWQELDGYWYYFYSDGSMAWDTMVEGYYVNDDGQWTKDEGSRKITDNDGNDFWYYVGPEGKVVTGWNKIGDNFHYYNYPGGSMTYENTIDGFQIDEYGNIVSGTGWIQDEYSGNWYYFSEGSMATGWIQDGDNWYYLNADGSMATGWKNINGDWYYFHSDGTMATGWVNDGTGCYYLYGDGNGSMAWGKTVDGYLLDNGGKMVTGTGWKSLNGDWYYLNNDKEATGWLKDGDNWYYLYGDNGSMAWGTTIDGYYLNNDGEWVPDTKTGWMKIGDDWYYFNDNGKKLTNTWIQSSDGNNWYYVDSDGKMKTTDYIEYGNGRKIYFHQDGTAFEFDYDGGDAQENDDVTNAIMLASGARDVIAIGAKIGKAVIGGVVKTAIKIAGKDAAKDASEAAIKDAGEDTAKGVSNPNNFKIINETSAEETNNWWKDVMNYDNPPYKPGTTVNEIELTEKTTFVRVYDGDTSGMYGGWVMKAEDIEGLTPAQIQDKFALPSTPKYVADVNLEAGTHLRTGVVNPLDGWGNGGGIQFDLMGQRTGEFVNPRPLP; encoded by the coding sequence ATGAGCGAATGGGTAAAAGACAATGGAAGCTATTATTATTACGATTCTGATGGTACAATGGCTACAGGGTGGCAGGAGCTAGATGGTTACTGGTACTATTTTTATAGCGATGGGTCAATGGCATGGGACACAATGGTTGAAGGATATTATGTTAATGATGATGGTCAATGGACAAAAGATGAAGGCTCGAGAAAAATAACAGATAATGATGGTAATGATTTTTGGTATTATGTGGGTCCGGAAGGAAAAGTGGTTACAGGATGGAACAAGATAGGAGATAACTTTCATTATTATAATTATCCTGGTGGATCTATGACATATGAAAATACAATTGATGGATTTCAGATAGATGAGTATGGGAACATAGTCAGCGGTACAGGCTGGATACAAGATGAATATAGTGGAAATTGGTACTACTTTTCAGAAGGCTCAATGGCAACGGGCTGGATACAGGATGGTGATAATTGGTATTATCTTAATGCTGATGGCTCAATGGCAACTGGATGGAAGAATATAAATGGTGACTGGTATTATTTTCATTCAGATGGTACAATGGCAACAGGTTGGGTGAATGATGGTACTGGCTGTTATTACTTGTATGGTGATGGAAATGGATCTATGGCATGGGGAAAAACAGTTGATGGATATCTTTTAGATAATGGCGGTAAAATGGTTACAGGTACTGGCTGGAAGAGCTTAAATGGCGACTGGTATTATCTTAACAATGATAAGGAAGCAACAGGTTGGTTAAAAGATGGAGACAACTGGTACTATTTATATGGTGATAATGGATCTATGGCATGGGGAACAACAATTGATGGATATTATTTAAATAATGATGGGGAATGGGTACCTGATACAAAGACTGGTTGGATGAAAATTGGGGATGATTGGTATTACTTTAATGATAATGGTAAAAAATTAACAAATACGTGGATACAAAGCAGCGATGGTAATAATTGGTACTATGTAGATTCTGATGGCAAGATGAAGACAACAGACTACATAGAATATGGCAATGGTAGAAAAATTTATTTCCATCAAGATGGTACAGCATTTGAATTTGATTATGATGGTGGGGATGCTCAAGAGAATGATGATGTTACAAACGCTATTATGTTAGCATCAGGTGCTAGAGACGTAATAGCAATCGGCGCAAAAATAGGTAAAGCTGTTATTGGAGGAGTTGTTAAAACTGCTATTAAGATTGCAGGAAAAGATGCTGCTAAGGATGCAAGTGAAGCTGCTATTAAAGATGCAGGAGAAGATACTGCTAAGGGGGTAAGTAATCCTAATAATTTCAAAATAATTAATGAAACATCTGCGGAAGAAACTAATAATTGGTGGAAAGATGTTATGAATTATGATAACCCACCATATAAGCCAGGCACTACAGTTAATGAAATAGAGTTAACTGAAAAAACAACATTTGTAAGGGTATATGATGGAGATACTTCAGGAATGTATGGTGGTTGGGTGATGAAAGCAGAAGATATAGAAGGATTAACACCTGCACAAATACAAGATAAATTTGCACTTCCTAGTACACCTAAATATGTCGCAGATGTTAATTTAGAAGCAGGTACTCATCTTCGTACAGGAGTTGTAAATCCACTTGACGGATGGGGAAATGGTGGTGGAATACAATTTGATTTAATGGGACAAAGAACTGGTGAATTCGTTAATCCAAGACCATTACCATAA
- a CDS encoding tyrosine-type recombinase/integrase, giving the protein MNDKWDFNMDEKTTNIYRNLNEQIDKVFRHTCQGSIKTRYRYEDGMNHFAKFLAENFKKQNLNKIASKHLQAYSEQMQETGYSKSYVTTNLSAIRFFVDIKGGNSKKLPTNRQLGVLPRTKEDRIGTNKAWSDTEVKKFIEYANSKSEVRYADMVSIAYSHGLRIHEVARLDKSQLGVALEVGFLTVKGKGGLIRSIPLSNKELVKRLYIETKSGEKVFINKEEKTHKVINNLQVFIYNHNNDFRAGNKNLTFHGLRHAYAQN; this is encoded by the coding sequence ATGAATGATAAATGGGATTTTAATATGGATGAAAAAACAACAAACATATATAGGAATTTAAATGAACAAATAGATAAGGTATTTAGGCATACTTGTCAAGGAAGTATAAAGACGAGGTATCGCTATGAAGATGGCATGAATCATTTTGCTAAGTTTTTAGCAGAAAATTTTAAAAAGCAAAACTTAAATAAAATTGCAAGTAAGCATTTACAAGCATATAGTGAACAAATGCAAGAAACTGGATATTCTAAATCTTATGTTACTACTAATTTATCTGCTATAAGATTTTTTGTAGATATAAAAGGTGGCAATAGTAAAAAACTGCCTACTAATAGACAATTAGGCGTATTACCTAGAACTAAGGAAGATAGAATAGGTACTAATAAGGCTTGGAGTGATACAGAAGTTAAAAAATTTATTGAATATGCCAATAGCAAAAGCGAAGTCAGATATGCTGACATGGTAAGTATTGCATATTCTCATGGATTAAGGATTCATGAAGTTGCAAGGCTTGATAAGAGTCAATTAGGAGTTGCATTAGAAGTAGGATTTCTAACTGTAAAGGGTAAGGGTGGGTTAATAAGGAGCATTCCTTTAAGTAATAAGGAACTAGTTAAGAGACTGTATATAGAAACAAAGTCTGGTGAAAAGGTATTTATAAATAAAGAAGAAAAAACACATAAGGTTATAAATAACTTACAAGTATTTATTTATAATCATAATAATGACTTTAGGGCTGGAAATAAGAATCTGACATTTCATGGGTTAAGACATGCTTATGCTCAAAATTGA
- a CDS encoding IS110 family transposase yields MKERQNYIYIGADVHKEQHTAVVINCWTEVLGDFTFASKISEYPKVMEEIEKIIPKGLIPIWGLEDVGGNGRSLAVFLKENGYIVKEVNPSYSSSERKNHPTTKKNDTWDAECIANVLVKKVNELPDANPSDLYWTLKQYVYRRESMVKALTTTKIQLHEQLVKNYTSYKKFFSEIDGNTVLAFWEKYPSPSKISGVEAKDLRLFLLKVSNNACSMKKAESILEFIEGDGDTFREYQKDRDELVKSYVRNIKFYKKEIENLNKGIKTILSKLNYKLETLTGVGTVTAGQLIAEIGDINRFKNPDKLAQYSGIAPTRFSSAGKGKDKKSKQGNRNLNGVLYFLAMQQIQITKCTKQPRNPILYEYYQKKLTEGKTKVQALICIMRRLVNIIFGMMKNKT; encoded by the coding sequence ATGAAAGAAAGACAAAATTATATTTATATAGGTGCAGATGTTCACAAGGAGCAACATACAGCAGTAGTAATTAATTGTTGGACAGAGGTACTAGGAGATTTTACTTTTGCAAGTAAAATCTCTGAATATCCTAAAGTAATGGAAGAAATAGAAAAAATTATACCAAAAGGTCTAATTCCAATATGGGGATTAGAAGATGTGGGAGGAAATGGGAGGTCATTAGCCGTTTTTCTAAAGGAAAATGGATATATAGTTAAAGAAGTAAATCCTTCTTATTCATCATCTGAAAGAAAAAATCATCCTACAACAAAGAAAAATGATACTTGGGATGCAGAATGCATTGCAAATGTATTGGTTAAAAAAGTAAATGAATTACCAGATGCAAATCCAAGTGATTTATATTGGACATTAAAACAGTATGTTTATAGAAGAGAGTCAATGGTAAAGGCATTAACTACAACTAAAATTCAACTTCACGAACAATTAGTGAAAAATTACACAAGTTATAAGAAGTTTTTTAGTGAAATAGATGGTAATACTGTTTTAGCATTTTGGGAAAAGTACCCTTCACCTTCAAAAATAAGTGGGGTAGAAGCAAAAGATTTAAGATTATTTTTATTAAAAGTAAGTAATAATGCTTGTTCTATGAAAAAAGCAGAAAGTATTTTAGAATTTATAGAAGGAGATGGAGATACTTTTAGAGAATATCAAAAAGATAGGGATGAATTAGTTAAAAGTTATGTAAGAAACATAAAATTCTATAAAAAAGAAATAGAAAATCTTAATAAAGGAATTAAAACTATTTTATCAAAGTTAAATTACAAATTAGAAACTTTGACAGGAGTTGGAACAGTTACGGCTGGACAACTTATAGCAGAGATAGGCGACATAAATAGGTTTAAAAATCCAGATAAATTGGCTCAATATTCTGGTATTGCACCAACTAGATTTAGTTCTGCTGGAAAAGGGAAGGATAAAAAGAGCAAACAAGGTAATAGAAATTTAAATGGAGTTTTATATTTCCTTGCAATGCAACAAATTCAGATAACAAAATGCACTAAACAGCCAAGAAATCCAATACTTTATGAATATTATCAAAAAAAATTAACAGAAGGAAAAACAAAAGTACAAGCGTTGATATGTATTATGAGAAGACTAGTGAATATAATTTTTGGAATGATGAAAAACAAGACATAA
- a CDS encoding ADP-ribosyltransferase: protein MIEGVREAGSKIIKSVSDLDKSQIEALIKYTGDDYVNINNSLRGFETLSADNAEAVDIMKSTLSNASLPEDMILYRGTSIEELGSLKNLPPDELIGKTFTQPSFLSTSTENSVATGTFSGNMQIEIEASQGAHGLDVSSISEYGSDEAEVLFNAGQKMFITDAETKGGILYIKAIIK from the coding sequence TTGATTGAGGGGGTAAGAGAAGCTGGCAGTAAGATTATTAAAAGTGTTAGTGATTTAGATAAATCACAAATCGAAGCATTGATTAAGTATACAGGAGATGATTATGTAAACATTAATAATTCTTTACGAGGATTTGAGACTTTGAGTGCAGATAATGCGGAAGCAGTGGATATAATGAAGTCGACTCTTAGTAATGCATCATTGCCAGAAGACATGATTCTTTATAGAGGAACTTCTATAGAAGAATTAGGTTCTTTGAAAAATTTACCACCTGATGAGTTGATAGGAAAAACTTTTACGCAGCCAAGTTTTTTGAGTACATCAACTGAAAATTCTGTAGCTACAGGAACTTTTTCAGGAAATATGCAAATAGAAATAGAAGCCTCACAAGGAGCACATGGATTAGATGTATCATCAATTAGTGAATATGGAAGTGATGAAGCAGAAGTGCTATTTAATGCAGGTCAAAAGATGTTTATTACAGATGCTGAAACTAAGGGTGGTATACTTTATATTAAAGCAATAATAAAATAA
- a CDS encoding ADP-ribosylglycohydrolase family protein yields the protein MSKEKKQLSISERWKLDIESYKMYGSGGNILTSTPQCEKCKHFVKGNALHCKIYDDERKPEYVMFTSKECPKYENIELLDVKINNQYDSKMFGGLFGFCVGDALGVPVEFSTRDERKMDPVKEMRAYGTYHQPFGTWSDDTSLTLCLIESINNDYSVQRVADNFIKYYRYGYLTPYCEIFDIGNSTKDAIDRMIHGINAVECGGKTEQDNGNGSLMRVLPLAYFAKNMLPIKRIEMIEEVSSLTHSHKRSKFACIFYIEFVINLLNGNKKDEAYKKTIEFVKKYCIESYSEEIDNYRRILDGTIAACDEEQINSSGYVIDTLEAALWSFLTTDSYNEAVLKAINLGGDTDTIAAIVGGIAGTYYGFQSIPDNWVQNLARKEEIYEMLTIYRNVKK from the coding sequence ATGAGTAAAGAAAAAAAACAACTTTCAATTAGTGAACGTTGGAAATTGGATATAGAATCTTATAAAATGTACGGAAGTGGAGGAAATATTTTGACATCTACACCACAATGTGAAAAATGCAAGCATTTTGTAAAAGGAAATGCATTGCATTGCAAAATTTATGATGATGAAAGGAAACCTGAATATGTTATGTTTACAAGCAAGGAATGTCCAAAGTATGAGAATATTGAATTATTAGATGTTAAGATAAATAACCAGTATGATAGTAAAATGTTTGGTGGACTATTTGGATTTTGTGTGGGAGATGCTTTGGGAGTCCCAGTAGAGTTTTCCACTAGAGATGAAAGGAAAATGGACCCTGTAAAAGAGATGCGGGCATATGGAACATATCATCAACCATTTGGTACATGGTCAGATGATACTTCATTAACATTATGCTTAATTGAAAGTATTAATAACGATTATTCTGTGCAAAGAGTAGCAGATAATTTTATAAAGTATTACAGATATGGATATTTAACACCATACTGTGAGATTTTCGATATTGGAAATTCTACTAAGGATGCTATTGATAGAATGATACATGGGATAAATGCTGTAGAATGTGGTGGGAAAACTGAACAAGATAATGGTAATGGTTCATTAATGAGAGTTTTGCCATTAGCATATTTTGCAAAAAATATGTTGCCAATTAAACGAATAGAAATGATTGAAGAAGTATCATCATTGACTCATTCACATAAACGTTCTAAGTTTGCTTGTATTTTCTATATAGAGTTTGTGATAAATTTACTGAATGGAAATAAAAAGGATGAAGCATACAAGAAGACTATTGAATTTGTAAAGAAATATTGTATAGAAAGTTATTCTGAGGAAATAGATAATTACAGAAGAATATTGGATGGGACAATAGCGGCTTGTGATGAAGAGCAAATAAACTCATCTGGATATGTAATAGATACACTTGAAGCAGCATTATGGTCATTTTTAACAACAGACAGTTATAATGAAGCTGTTCTTAAAGCAATTAATTTGGGAGGTGATACAGATACTATTGCGGCAATTGTTGGCGGAATAGCAGGAACATATTATGGTTTTCAATCTATTCCTGATAATTGGGTGCAAAACTTGGCAAGAAAAGAAGAAATTTATGAGATGTTAACTATATATAGAAATGTAAAAAAATAA
- a CDS encoding Rpn family recombination-promoting nuclease/putative transposase: MIRREVLDDGFIMSPKNDFVFKLLFGDVKNKDLLIELLNAILKMPQDELEDIELINTELLREFAEDRKGILDVRAKTKDGEHIDIEIQVLYTEYMAERTLFYWSKMYNGQIKSGDTYDKLKKCITINIVDFKCIEINKLHTSFHITEDETNKKLTDVLEIHYLELPKLFDDNIPKDEDEPIIQWMMFLQARNKEAFEMLAEKNEKIRKAYNILEVISKDDKARAAYESREADLHDQMTRLKSAKEEGIKEGLKEATIKNAKNFLIMGLDVEMVAKGTGLSVEEVQKIKKELN, translated from the coding sequence GTGATAAGAAGAGAAGTTTTAGATGATGGATTTATAATGTCACCGAAGAATGATTTTGTGTTTAAATTATTATTTGGAGATGTGAAAAATAAGGATTTATTAATAGAATTATTAAATGCTATACTTAAAATGCCACAGGATGAATTAGAAGATATAGAACTCATTAATACAGAATTATTAAGAGAGTTTGCAGAAGATAGAAAAGGAATATTAGATGTTAGAGCTAAAACTAAAGATGGTGAGCATATAGATATAGAAATTCAAGTTTTGTATACGGAGTATATGGCTGAAAGAACTTTGTTTTACTGGAGTAAGATGTATAACGGACAGATAAAATCAGGAGATACATATGATAAGCTAAAAAAATGCATAACAATAAATATAGTAGATTTTAAATGCATAGAAATAAATAAACTTCATACAAGTTTTCATATAACAGAAGATGAGACAAATAAAAAATTGACGGATGTATTAGAGATTCATTATCTAGAACTACCAAAATTATTTGATGACAATATTCCCAAAGATGAAGATGAGCCAATTATCCAATGGATGATGTTTTTACAAGCAAGAAATAAGGAGGCATTTGAAATGTTAGCAGAAAAAAATGAGAAAATAAGAAAAGCCTATAATATTCTTGAGGTCATAAGTAAAGATGATAAAGCAAGGGCAGCATATGAATCTAGAGAAGCAGATCTTCATGATCAAATGACAAGACTAAAAAGTGCGAAGGAAGAGGGGATAAAAGAAGGATTAAAAGAAGCAACAATAAAAAATGCTAAGAACTTTTTAATTATGGGATTAGATGTTGAGATGGTTGCTAAGGGAACAGGATTAAGTGTTGAGGAAGTTCAGAAAATAAAGAAAGAATTAAATTAA